In Ursus arctos isolate Adak ecotype North America unplaced genomic scaffold, UrsArc2.0 scaffold_3, whole genome shotgun sequence, one DNA window encodes the following:
- the CLDN12 gene encoding claudin-12 — translation MGCRDVHAATVLSFLCGIASVAGLFAGTLLPNWRKLRLITFNRNEKNLTVYTGLWVKCARYDGSSDCLMYDTTWYSSVDQLDLRVLQFALPLSILIAMGALLLCLIGMCNTAFRSSVPNIKLAKCLVNSAGCHLVAGLLFFLAGTVSLSPSIWVIFYNIHLNKKFEPVFTFDYAVYVTMASAGGLYMTSLLLFIWYCACKSLPSPFWQPLYSHPPSMHTYSQPYSARSRLSAIEIDIPVVSHTT, via the coding sequence ATGGGCTGTCGGGATGTCCATGCAGCCACAGTCCTCTCCTTCCTGTGTGGAATCGCCTCAGTAGCAGGCCTCTTTGCGGGGACTCTGCTTCCCAACTGGAGGAAATTACGACTGATCACATTCAACAGAAACGAGAAGAATCTGACTGTTTACACTGGCCTGTGGGTGAAGTGTGCCCGATATGATGGGAGCAGTGACTGCCTGATGTATGACACTACTTGGTACTCATCAGTTGACCAGCTGGACTTGCGGGTCCTCCAGTTTGCCCTGCCTCTCAGCATCCTGATTGCGATGGGTGCCCTGCTGCTGTGCCTGATTGGAATGTGCAACACGGCCTTCAGGTCCTCAGTGCCCAACATCAAACTGGCCAAGTGTCTGGTCAATAGTGCAGGCTGCCACCTGGTGGCCGGGCTGCTGTTTTTCCTGGCAGGTACCGTGAGCCTCTCCCCTTCCATCTGGGTCATCTTTTATAACATTCATCTGAACAAGAAGTTCGAGCCAGTCTTTACGTTTGACTACGCAGTGTATGTCACTATGGCTAGTGCTGGGGGCCTGTATATGACTTCCCTTCTACTGTTTATTTGGTACTGTGCATGCAAATCTTTGCCTTCTCCTTTCTGGCAGCCACTGTACTCCCATCCTCCCAGTATGCATACCTACTCACAGCCCTATTCAGCACGCTCCCGCCTCTCTGCCATCGAAATTGACATTCCAGTAGTTTCACACACCACCTAA